From a region of the Bradyrhizobium sp. KBS0727 genome:
- a CDS encoding glycosyltransferase family 4 protein: MRILIVSQYFWPENFRINELVMELFARGHEVTVLTGQPNYPSGRTYPEYIQNPRHFSKYGGASIIRVPLVSRGQSKVRLVLNYLSFVISGATVGVWRLRGKNYDVIFCYLVSPMTTALPALLIGRLKRIPVTIWVLDLWPETLAAVGAVRSKSVLRWVGRLIGVIYRGSARIFVQSMAFVPNVLQYGGDANRVSYLPGWAEQVFDPTSVSPTAVPEFAPNDGKMKILFAGNIGEAQDFPSILTAIEALRDRIDVRWIIVGDGRAKAQVVAEVEARGLGDVVSLLGQHPIERMPSFFRAADALLVSLKAGSVFSMTIPGKVQSYLAAGVPILGMLDGEGARVIEEAGAGLVCPAGDGLGLARQVRRLIEMPASERAEMGTRGRAYAAREFNRELVVGKLEQILSELVKNPL, translated from the coding sequence TTGCGTATTTTGATTGTCAGCCAATATTTTTGGCCAGAGAATTTTCGCATCAATGAACTCGTGATGGAGCTTTTTGCACGAGGGCACGAGGTCACGGTTTTAACCGGGCAGCCGAACTATCCTTCGGGCCGAACCTATCCGGAATACATTCAAAATCCTCGACATTTCTCGAAGTATGGCGGCGCTTCTATCATTCGCGTGCCTCTTGTCTCGCGCGGCCAGAGCAAAGTGCGACTCGTCTTGAACTATCTCAGCTTCGTGATTTCCGGGGCGACCGTTGGCGTTTGGCGGCTGCGTGGCAAGAACTACGATGTTATTTTTTGCTATTTGGTTTCGCCGATGACTACTGCTTTGCCGGCATTGCTGATCGGTCGCTTAAAGCGTATCCCTGTTACTATTTGGGTGCTGGACCTCTGGCCCGAGACTCTTGCGGCTGTGGGTGCAGTCCGCTCCAAGTCAGTATTGCGTTGGGTGGGACGTCTGATAGGTGTTATTTATCGCGGTTCTGCGCGCATTTTTGTGCAATCGATGGCGTTTGTTCCCAATGTTCTGCAATATGGCGGAGACGCCAACCGCGTGAGCTATCTACCCGGCTGGGCGGAGCAGGTGTTTGATCCGACTAGCGTCAGCCCGACCGCTGTTCCCGAATTTGCACCAAATGACGGAAAGATGAAAATCCTTTTCGCCGGTAATATTGGTGAAGCTCAGGATTTTCCATCGATCCTTACCGCAATCGAAGCTTTGCGCGATAGAATCGACGTGCGCTGGATTATCGTCGGCGATGGGCGTGCGAAGGCGCAGGTGGTCGCAGAAGTCGAGGCGCGCGGCCTTGGTGATGTCGTATCTTTGCTAGGCCAGCACCCGATTGAACGCATGCCATCTTTTTTTCGTGCTGCCGATGCGTTGTTGGTTTCGCTGAAGGCCGGCTCAGTCTTCAGCATGACGATTCCTGGGAAAGTGCAGAGCTATCTCGCCGCGGGGGTGCCGATCCTCGGCATGCTCGATGGAGAGGGAGCCAGGGTCATTGAAGAAGCGGGCGCTGGGTTAGTTTGTCCTGCCGGAGATGGATTAGGCTTGGCACGTCAAGTTCGGCGCTTGATCGAAATGCCAGCTTCTGAACGAGCCGAGATGGGTACGCGCGGTCGAGCCTATGCGGCGCGCGAATTCAATCGTGAATTGGTGGTGGGCAAGCTGGAGCAGATTTTATCCGAACTGGTGAAAAACCCCTTGTAA
- a CDS encoding UDP-N-acetyl glucosamine 2-epimerase: protein MKKLKVMTVVGTRPEIIRLSRVIAKLDLYCHQILVHTGQNYDYELNAIFFEDLGVRNPDRFLEAAGDSAAQTIGNLIAKVDLALVEEQPDAMLVLGDTNSCLAVIPAKRRKVPIFHMEAGNRCFDQRVPEETNRRIVDHTADVNLTYSSIAREYLLREGLSPDLVINTGSPMFEVLSHYRSKIDSSDVVKRLGLTPEGFFVVSAHREENIETSHMFNKLVALLNGIAEDYGRPVIVSTHPRTRKRIEEDDAKFHHRISLLKPLGFSDYVKLQMSARAVLSDSGTISEESSILNFPALNLREAHERPEAMEEAAVMMVGLEIDRVRQGLSILEQQVRGSLRNVGVVRDYNVPNVSDKVVRVIHSYTDYVNRVVWRKYD, encoded by the coding sequence GTGAAGAAGCTTAAGGTTATGACGGTCGTTGGAACCCGGCCGGAAATTATACGGCTTTCGCGAGTGATTGCGAAGCTGGACCTCTATTGCCATCAGATTCTGGTCCACACTGGTCAGAATTACGACTACGAACTCAACGCGATCTTTTTTGAGGATCTTGGAGTTCGAAATCCTGACCGATTTTTGGAAGCAGCGGGCGACAGCGCCGCGCAGACGATCGGCAATCTCATAGCCAAGGTCGATCTGGCGCTTGTAGAGGAGCAGCCCGATGCGATGTTGGTGCTTGGCGATACCAACAGCTGCCTCGCCGTGATTCCAGCGAAACGTCGCAAAGTTCCAATTTTCCACATGGAGGCAGGCAACCGTTGCTTCGATCAGCGGGTTCCCGAGGAAACTAACCGTCGTATCGTCGATCACACCGCCGACGTCAACCTTACCTACAGTTCGATTGCGCGCGAATATTTGTTACGTGAAGGTCTGTCGCCGGATTTGGTCATAAATACTGGCAGTCCGATGTTCGAGGTGCTTTCGCATTATAGATCTAAAATTGATTCCTCTGATGTCGTGAAACGGTTGGGATTGACCCCGGAGGGATTCTTTGTAGTCAGCGCGCACCGCGAAGAAAATATTGAGACTTCACACATGTTCAACAAGCTAGTTGCTCTGCTTAATGGCATTGCGGAGGATTACGGTCGGCCGGTGATAGTCTCGACGCATCCTCGCACTCGTAAGCGGATCGAAGAGGATGACGCAAAATTTCATCATCGGATCAGCCTGCTCAAGCCGCTAGGCTTCAGCGACTATGTGAAATTGCAAATGTCTGCTCGGGCAGTGCTTTCCGACAGCGGAACTATCAGCGAAGAATCTTCCATTCTAAACTTTCCGGCCTTGAATCTGCGGGAGGCTCACGAGCGTCCTGAAGCGATGGAGGAGGCGGCAGTGATGATGGTCGGTCTTGAAATTGATCGGGTAAGGCAGGGTTTGTCTATTCTGGAACAGCAAGTTCGAGGGTCACTAAGAAATGTCGGTGTAGTTCGCGATTACAACGTGCCGAACGTCTCAGATAAGGTTGTTCGTGTTATTCACAGCTATACCGACTACGTAAATCGTGTAGTCTGGCGAAAATACGATTGA
- a CDS encoding capsular polysaccharide biosynthesis protein CapF: MRILITGVDGFIGANLRLRLGEAGYRDIVGITRSSTREDLAAGLASADFVFHLAGVNRPKTADEFVAGNRDFTEQLCQALRSAGRRTPAVFSSSTQAALDNPYGRSKRAAEEILLRYGRESGAPVFVFRLTNVFGKWARPDYNSAIATFCHNVARGLPIRVDDPAARLGLVYIDDVVDAFIRCLTSPGPVAGQIEAGPVYETTVGEVADIIRSFLAIRSTLMSPPVGVGLARALYATYVSHLPVTAFAYQVPQYVDPRGAFAEVLKTPDCGQFSYFTAHPGVTRGEHYHHSKSEKFVVIRGTAKFRFRQIETGEFHEIVVRGGEGYVVETIPGWAHDITNTGGDELIVMLWANEIFDRARPDTIAKKVVE; this comes from the coding sequence ATGCGCATCCTGATTACCGGAGTAGACGGATTCATTGGAGCGAACCTGCGGCTTCGCCTAGGCGAAGCCGGCTATCGCGACATCGTCGGCATTACGCGGTCCTCCACGCGCGAAGACTTGGCCGCCGGGCTCGCCTCCGCCGATTTCGTGTTTCACCTTGCCGGGGTCAACCGACCAAAGACGGCGGATGAATTCGTCGCCGGCAACCGGGATTTCACCGAGCAACTCTGCCAGGCGCTCCGCAGCGCCGGCCGCCGGACGCCGGCGGTGTTTTCCTCGTCGACGCAAGCCGCGCTGGACAATCCCTACGGCCGAAGCAAGCGTGCCGCGGAAGAGATCTTGTTACGGTACGGCCGCGAGAGCGGAGCGCCGGTATTCGTGTTTCGGCTGACCAACGTGTTCGGCAAGTGGGCGCGGCCTGACTATAATTCGGCAATCGCAACCTTCTGCCATAACGTCGCTCGCGGCCTTCCGATCCGTGTTGACGATCCAGCTGCCAGGCTCGGGCTGGTCTATATCGACGACGTGGTGGATGCCTTCATCCGCTGTCTGACCTCGCCGGGACCGGTAGCTGGCCAGATCGAGGCGGGACCCGTTTATGAGACCACGGTCGGCGAAGTCGCGGACATCATCCGCAGCTTCCTCGCCATCCGTTCCACGCTGATGAGTCCGCCGGTCGGCGTCGGGTTGGCTAGGGCGCTTTACGCGACGTACGTCAGCCATCTTCCGGTTACCGCGTTTGCCTACCAGGTGCCGCAGTATGTCGATCCCCGAGGCGCCTTCGCGGAAGTTCTGAAGACGCCGGATTGCGGCCAGTTCTCGTATTTCACCGCACATCCCGGCGTCACCCGCGGCGAGCACTATCATCACTCTAAATCCGAAAAGTTCGTGGTTATTCGCGGCACCGCGAAATTTCGCTTCAGGCAGATCGAGACTGGCGAATTTCATGAAATCGTAGTACGGGGCGGCGAGGGGTACGTCGTCGAAACTATCCCGGGCTGGGCGCACGACATTACCAATACCGGGGGCGACGAACTGATCGTGATGCTTTGGGCGAACGAGATATTCGATCGTGCGCGGCCAGATACGATAGCTAAGAAAGTAGTAGAGTGA
- a CDS encoding polysaccharide biosynthesis protein, which produces MFDDRVLLITGGTGSFGKAVLKRFLKSEVREVRIFSRDEKKQDDLRKKYPDPKLKFYIGDVREPRSVAAAMRGVDYCFHAAALKQVPSCEFYPMEAVRTNVLGTENVLEAAIAANVKRVVCLSTDKAVYPVNAMGMSKAMMEKVLVAVSRNLQGIVMCGTRYGNVMASRGSVIPLFVEQIAAGKPITITDPAMTRFMMTLDESVELVLHAFTHGQNGDIFVQKAPAATVAVLARALLEVMGRPNHPILEIGTRHGEKLHETLLSREEMSHAESRGNYYRVPPDGRDLNYSKFVEEGERRISVEHDYNSENTVQLDVPAMKELLLRLEFVQRVARGERIALED; this is translated from the coding sequence ATGTTTGATGACCGGGTTTTATTGATAACGGGCGGAACCGGTTCGTTTGGCAAGGCGGTGCTGAAGCGCTTCCTTAAATCGGAGGTACGCGAAGTCAGAATCTTCAGCAGGGATGAGAAGAAGCAGGATGACCTGCGGAAGAAGTATCCTGATCCGAAGCTGAAATTCTATATCGGCGACGTGCGGGAACCGCGCAGTGTCGCCGCGGCCATGCGCGGGGTGGACTACTGCTTTCATGCCGCGGCGCTGAAGCAGGTACCGTCCTGCGAATTCTATCCGATGGAGGCGGTCCGCACCAACGTTCTCGGTACCGAGAACGTTCTCGAAGCCGCCATTGCCGCGAATGTCAAGCGCGTGGTGTGCCTGAGCACCGACAAGGCTGTTTATCCCGTCAACGCGATGGGGATGTCCAAGGCCATGATGGAAAAGGTCCTGGTCGCGGTTTCGCGCAATCTGCAGGGTATCGTGATGTGCGGAACACGCTATGGCAATGTGATGGCATCCCGAGGCTCGGTGATCCCGCTGTTCGTCGAGCAGATCGCTGCGGGCAAGCCGATCACTATAACCGATCCTGCAATGACCAGATTCATGATGACGCTCGACGAATCAGTGGAATTGGTGCTGCACGCGTTCACTCACGGGCAGAACGGTGACATCTTCGTCCAGAAGGCACCGGCCGCGACCGTAGCGGTGCTGGCGCGCGCCCTGCTGGAGGTGATGGGGCGGCCGAACCACCCGATTTTGGAGATCGGGACGCGGCACGGCGAGAAGCTCCACGAAACTCTACTCAGTCGGGAGGAGATGAGTCACGCCGAGAGCCGCGGTAACTATTATAGGGTACCACCGGACGGTCGGGATTTGAACTACTCGAAATTCGTCGAAGAAGGCGAGCGCCGCATCAGCGTGGAGCATGACTACAATTCGGAGAACACAGTTCAGCTTGACGTGCCCGCCATGAAGGAATTGCTGCTTCGGCTGGAGTTCGTGCAGCGCGTCGCGCGCGGCGAGCGGATCGCCCTAGAAGATTGA